A region of Paenibacillus sp. JNUCC-31 DNA encodes the following proteins:
- a CDS encoding AraC family transcriptional regulator, whose amino-acid sequence MERSPVRTTIQADSGIPFRLVYADTKSPQNELPDHLHDWHEIIYVYRGQGTIFIDTGLEDMQEGDLFIIPGSTVHRALPDAGNPVTSSALFFSPGLLASTAGGSASAMLSLFERCRKRRVYKRHLEDKEQAQVAKLIEDIHAEFKLEHHLSAHAALLRLQLLLIFLERLESAGPASPGRSVPGPGWLSSTLTHIDEELRKGFSLPELARQAAVSPAHFSRAFKRYTGMTLTDYALARRVIMAKEHLLQSDETMAVVADACGFESLPHFYRQFKKLTGTTPAAYRKTMKRQDQY is encoded by the coding sequence ATGGAACGTTCACCTGTTCGTACGACCATTCAGGCGGACTCGGGCATCCCCTTTCGTCTGGTGTATGCAGATACCAAGTCCCCTCAGAACGAGTTGCCGGATCATCTTCATGACTGGCATGAAATTATTTATGTATATCGGGGGCAGGGCACCATTTTTATTGATACCGGGCTTGAAGATATGCAGGAGGGTGATTTGTTTATTATTCCGGGCAGCACGGTACATCGCGCATTGCCAGATGCCGGAAATCCGGTGACTTCCTCTGCCTTGTTCTTCAGTCCAGGATTACTGGCATCTACAGCGGGGGGCAGTGCGTCAGCCATGCTCTCTCTGTTTGAACGCTGCCGCAAACGCAGAGTGTACAAGAGACATCTGGAGGACAAGGAACAAGCCCAGGTTGCTAAACTTATTGAAGACATCCATGCAGAATTCAAGTTGGAACACCACTTGAGTGCCCACGCAGCTCTGCTGCGATTGCAGCTGCTGCTTATTTTTCTGGAGCGGCTGGAGTCAGCTGGTCCGGCCAGCCCTGGCAGGAGTGTCCCTGGGCCAGGTTGGCTCTCCTCTACGCTGACTCATATTGATGAAGAGCTGCGCAAGGGCTTTTCCTTGCCAGAGCTGGCACGGCAAGCAGCGGTATCCCCTGCTCATTTCAGCCGTGCGTTCAAAAGGTATACGGGCATGACCCTAACTGACTATGCATTGGCCCGCCGGGTCATTATGGCAAAAGAACATCTGCTTCAAAGCGATGAGACCATGGCCGTTGTTGCCGATGCCTGCGGCTTCGAGAGCCTGCCCCATTTTTATCGGCAATTTAAGAAACTGACAGGAACCACACCTGCTGCTTATCGTAAAACCATGAAAAGGCAGGATCAATATTGA
- a CDS encoding elongation factor G yields MLNEMNRRNIGIFAHVDAGKTTTTEHMLFHSGVVRSPGRVDDGTTATDSLDIEKERGISVQAAMTSLIWKDTIIDLIDTPGHIDFISEVERSLRVMDGAILIVSAVEGVQSQSETIWHALRSLGIPTLIYINKMDRVGASAETVIEQIRSSLSPLVCEVQTCRMNEEVFIGIDSLWSAGQTLLTDSPSPVPGLFELLAEFNEELLESYINGESLPAHLLEETFRKHVHQGEMFPICYGASGKGIGVTELLDAIIEFLPAPAQTQDASVSGVVFKIERDKTMGRTAYVRMYGGSVHNRDTIYNSTRKLEEKVTQIRRMDGRKWADTGAVYAGQIAALYGLSDTHVGDIIGSPEGVPPIPQMAVPLLTVQVHGKDTTRYPDLVAALQELTDEDPLLDLQWLPEERELHLKVMGTIQLEILSSLLMSRFGLDVEFDPPSVIYKETPRSSGEGFIAYTMPKPCWAILRFSIEPLPRGSGLIYSSTVRTDHLLLRYQNEVERRIPEALSQGLLGWEVTDLRITLIEGEHHVWHTHPLDFVVATPMGIMDGLASTGTTLLEPILNFRLTVPEEYGGKALSDLVHMRATFEAPIIGGGRCIVEGRMPLATSMDYPVKLRSETSGRGVLTTSFAGYQDCPSDVTLTRKRIGVNPLDQSKYILSVRNAITS; encoded by the coding sequence ATGTTAAACGAAATGAATCGAAGAAATATCGGCATCTTCGCTCACGTCGATGCAGGAAAAACAACCACGACGGAGCATATGTTATTTCATAGCGGTGTCGTCCGCAGTCCAGGTCGAGTAGATGACGGAACAACAGCAACGGACTCTCTGGATATTGAAAAGGAACGAGGCATTTCCGTACAAGCCGCTATGACCTCTTTGATCTGGAAAGATACGATTATTGATCTCATTGACACCCCGGGTCATATCGATTTCATCTCGGAAGTCGAGCGATCCCTGCGTGTAATGGACGGAGCCATCCTAATTGTGTCCGCCGTGGAGGGCGTGCAATCCCAGAGCGAGACCATCTGGCATGCTCTCCGTTCCCTTGGAATTCCTACCCTAATCTATATTAACAAAATGGATCGGGTTGGCGCTTCTGCTGAAACGGTTATTGAACAGATCCGCTCCAGCCTCTCTCCCCTTGTATGTGAAGTCCAAACATGCCGTATGAACGAAGAGGTGTTTATCGGCATTGACTCCCTATGGAGCGCGGGCCAAACGCTGTTAACGGACTCTCCTTCACCTGTACCTGGCCTTTTTGAGTTACTTGCCGAATTCAACGAAGAACTGTTGGAATCCTACATTAATGGTGAATCGCTTCCTGCTCATTTGCTAGAGGAAACGTTTCGCAAACATGTGCATCAAGGCGAAATGTTCCCCATTTGTTATGGCGCTTCTGGCAAAGGAATTGGCGTAACTGAATTGCTGGATGCCATCATTGAATTTCTTCCTGCACCTGCGCAAACTCAAGATGCTTCAGTATCCGGGGTTGTATTCAAAATTGAACGGGATAAAACGATGGGCCGTACCGCCTATGTACGCATGTATGGTGGAAGCGTGCATAATCGGGATACGATCTATAACTCCACTCGGAAGCTGGAAGAGAAGGTAACACAGATCCGTCGAATGGATGGCCGGAAATGGGCCGATACGGGTGCCGTATATGCCGGACAAATCGCTGCCCTGTATGGACTAAGTGACACACATGTTGGTGACATTATTGGCAGCCCCGAGGGTGTGCCTCCTATACCACAGATGGCTGTTCCCTTATTGACTGTTCAGGTCCATGGTAAAGACACAACCCGTTACCCTGACCTTGTAGCGGCATTGCAGGAGTTGACGGATGAAGATCCTCTGCTCGACCTGCAATGGTTGCCTGAAGAAAGAGAACTGCATCTCAAAGTGATGGGAACCATTCAGCTTGAGATTCTGTCCAGCCTGCTGATGAGCCGTTTCGGACTGGATGTCGAATTCGACCCGCCATCCGTCATCTATAAGGAAACGCCTCGTTCTTCGGGGGAAGGATTCATCGCGTATACGATGCCCAAGCCCTGCTGGGCCATTCTTCGATTCAGTATTGAGCCTTTGCCACGTGGGAGCGGCCTGATCTACTCATCCACGGTTCGAACGGATCACCTCCTGCTTCGTTATCAGAATGAAGTGGAGCGCCGAATTCCCGAAGCGCTGTCTCAGGGTCTGCTGGGATGGGAAGTGACTGACCTGCGCATCACGTTAATCGAAGGAGAGCATCATGTCTGGCATACCCACCCCCTGGATTTCGTTGTGGCCACGCCGATGGGGATCATGGACGGGTTGGCAAGCACTGGCACAACCCTGCTGGAACCCATTCTGAATTTCCGGCTAACTGTCCCCGAAGAGTATGGTGGCAAAGCACTCAGTGATCTGGTACATATGCGGGCAACCTTTGAAGCGCCGATCATCGGAGGGGGACGATGCATCGTTGAAGGACGCATGCCTCTGGCAACCTCCATGGATTATCCGGTGAAGCTGCGTTCAGAGACAAGCGGACGCGGGGTGCTGACCACTTCTTTTGCAGGATACCAGGATTGTCCTTCGGATGTGACCCTTACGCGGAAACGCATAGGAGTTAACCCGCTGGACCAATCCAAATATATTTTAAGCGTTCGAAATGCGATTACATCATAA
- a CDS encoding AraC family transcriptional regulator codes for MLISPDHRRYFMTPRDQPLPLYIESIGYNGNQENVFRPAGYPCYHWLQTVKGAGEFKFAGSTAVLGESSGILLPPNEPHEYVRSQGKWETLYITFGGSQCPVIAESLGLGEAALHQWDPESPLEYYGREVLGSISSDQDLSGLEASADMYRFLILLKKHGMTGSRSSISHAVERLAPLISFMNEHYADPDIGLEQMAAIPDITPRHLNTLFKQSFGMTAYSYFLLLRIRKSKEWMTGDSKLTVKETAAKVGFRDASHFVATFRRIEGVTPEQYRRLY; via the coding sequence ATGCTTATCTCACCCGATCATCGGCGCTATTTTATGACCCCCCGGGATCAGCCGCTTCCGCTCTACATTGAAAGTATAGGATACAACGGCAATCAGGAGAATGTGTTCAGACCTGCCGGATATCCTTGTTATCACTGGCTTCAGACCGTGAAGGGAGCCGGAGAGTTCAAATTTGCAGGTTCAACAGCAGTTCTCGGAGAGTCATCAGGCATTTTACTGCCGCCTAATGAGCCGCACGAGTATGTACGCTCGCAAGGTAAGTGGGAGACACTTTACATTACATTTGGAGGCTCCCAGTGCCCGGTCATCGCAGAGTCACTTGGTTTGGGTGAGGCAGCCCTTCACCAGTGGGATCCAGAAAGCCCGCTTGAATACTATGGCAGGGAAGTGCTGGGTTCCATCAGCAGTGACCAGGATTTATCCGGCTTGGAAGCGTCAGCGGACATGTACCGATTTCTGATTTTGCTTAAAAAACATGGCATGACGGGCAGTCGTTCTTCGATCTCCCATGCCGTGGAACGGCTGGCTCCGTTAATTTCATTTATGAATGAACACTATGCTGATCCGGATATCGGTCTCGAGCAGATGGCCGCCATCCCAGACATTACGCCCCGACATCTGAATACTCTTTTTAAACAATCCTTTGGCATGACCGCCTACAGTTATTTCCTTCTCCTCCGTATTCGCAAATCGAAAGAATGGATGACTGGAGACAGCAAGCTGACCGTCAAGGAAACGGCTGCAAAGGTTGGTTTTCGGGATGCAAGTCATTTCGTCGCTACATTTCGACGGATTGAGGGTGTAACTCCTGAGCAGTATCGAAGATTATATTAA
- a CDS encoding beta-galactosidase, with translation MISSKLPKMFYGGDYNPEQWDHETHLEDLRMFKLAGIDIATINVFSWALIQPDEVTYNFEGLDQLINSLYESGVYICLATSTAAHPAWMAKKYPDVLRVDADGRKRKFGGRHNSCPNSPTYRKYSEKIADKLAARYKDHPAVLVWHISNEYGGDCYCDNCEKAFRVYLKERYQTLDQLNKAWNTNFWGHTFYDWDEIVLPSNLSEHWGNNNSTFQGISLDYSRFNSDSMLDCYRLEYDAIKKHIPDSVVTTNLMGFFKQLDYFKWAKYMDIVSWDSYPGLATPVSFTAMAHDLMRGLKDGQPFMLMEQTPSQQNWQPYNSLKRPGVMRLWSYQSVAHGADTIMFFQLRRSVGACEKYHGAVIEHVGHENTRVFREVAELGKELQLLGDKTLDAVVEAKVAIVFDWDNWWAIEKSSGPTVALNYVDQIHKYYAAFFRRNIQVDIVSVDTDISKYDIVLAPVLYMVKPGFATKLEKFVEAGGTFLTTFFSGIVNESDIVTTGGYPGELRKLLGIWVEEIDALLPEQKNRMVLKEAYGDLQGEYGCGMLCDLLHSEGAEVIAEYGDDFYKGMPVVTRNTFGQGEAWYVASDPEDRFLDDLLGQLAAAKNMDSLLETPEGVEVTARTKDGQQYLFVMNHNATTQSYDLGNAEAHDLLTDQILSGRIEIEGRGVQLLEMK, from the coding sequence TTGATTAGTAGCAAGTTACCCAAAATGTTCTACGGGGGCGATTACAACCCTGAACAATGGGATCACGAGACCCATCTTGAAGACCTGCGCATGTTCAAATTGGCAGGGATTGATATTGCGACAATTAACGTATTTTCATGGGCTCTGATTCAACCTGATGAAGTCACTTATAATTTTGAAGGTCTGGACCAACTCATCAATAGTCTGTATGAAAGCGGTGTATACATCTGCCTTGCGACGAGTACTGCTGCCCATCCGGCATGGATGGCAAAGAAATACCCGGATGTACTGCGTGTCGATGCGGATGGACGCAAACGCAAATTCGGTGGACGGCATAACTCTTGTCCAAACAGCCCAACTTACCGCAAATACTCCGAAAAGATTGCAGATAAACTGGCAGCACGTTATAAGGATCATCCCGCTGTTCTTGTATGGCATATATCCAACGAATATGGCGGTGACTGCTACTGTGATAACTGTGAGAAAGCGTTCCGCGTGTACCTGAAAGAACGGTATCAGACTTTGGATCAGCTTAACAAAGCATGGAACACCAATTTCTGGGGCCATACATTCTACGATTGGGATGAGATTGTACTGCCGAGTAACCTGAGCGAGCACTGGGGAAACAACAATTCCACGTTCCAGGGCATTTCGCTTGACTACTCCCGTTTCAACTCGGACAGCATGCTCGACTGTTACCGTCTGGAATATGATGCGATCAAGAAACATATCCCGGATTCGGTCGTTACTACCAATCTGATGGGATTCTTCAAACAGCTGGACTATTTCAAGTGGGCCAAATATATGGATATCGTCTCCTGGGACAGCTATCCGGGTCTTGCGACTCCGGTAAGCTTCACGGCGATGGCGCATGATCTGATGCGTGGACTGAAAGACGGTCAGCCGTTCATGCTCATGGAGCAGACGCCAAGCCAGCAGAACTGGCAGCCATATAATTCTTTGAAACGTCCCGGCGTCATGCGCCTGTGGAGTTACCAGTCCGTCGCCCATGGCGCGGATACGATCATGTTCTTCCAGCTCCGCCGTTCTGTCGGCGCTTGCGAGAAATATCACGGGGCAGTCATTGAACATGTCGGACATGAGAACACCCGTGTATTCCGTGAAGTCGCGGAGCTGGGCAAGGAATTGCAGCTGCTTGGGGATAAAACGCTGGATGCTGTTGTTGAAGCCAAAGTGGCGATTGTGTTTGACTGGGACAACTGGTGGGCAATCGAGAAATCCAGCGGACCTACCGTTGCGCTGAACTATGTGGACCAGATTCACAAATACTATGCTGCCTTCTTCCGTCGCAACATTCAGGTGGACATTGTAAGTGTGGATACGGATATCAGTAAATACGACATCGTGCTTGCTCCAGTGCTCTACATGGTTAAACCAGGCTTTGCGACCAAACTGGAGAAATTCGTTGAAGCGGGTGGAACATTCCTGACAACCTTCTTCAGTGGCATTGTTAATGAGAGCGACATTGTAACTACCGGTGGTTACCCGGGTGAGCTTCGCAAGCTGCTCGGTATCTGGGTTGAAGAAATTGATGCCCTGCTGCCTGAGCAAAAAAACCGTATGGTCCTGAAAGAAGCCTATGGTGATCTTCAAGGCGAATATGGTTGCGGCATGTTGTGCGACCTGTTACACAGTGAAGGTGCCGAAGTTATCGCCGAGTATGGAGACGACTTCTACAAAGGCATGCCTGTGGTTACGCGTAACACCTTTGGTCAAGGTGAAGCCTGGTATGTAGCTTCCGATCCGGAAGATCGTTTCCTGGACGATTTGCTGGGACAGCTGGCTGCAGCCAAAAATATGGATTCTCTTCTGGAAACGCCAGAAGGTGTTGAGGTGACTGCTCGTACCAAGGATGGACAACAGTACCTGTTTGTCATGAATCACAACGCCACCACTCAGTCCTATGATCTGGGTAATGCTGAGGCTCATGATTTGCTCACGGATCAGATCCTTTCAGGTAGAATCGAGATTGAAGGCCGCGGTGTGCAACTGCTCGAAATGAAATAA
- a CDS encoding tagaturonate reductase, protein MSASTKRPRLKLNLLGSDSQRRCKEVMDRPVKVLQIGEGNFLRGFADWMLHESARQGKFHGSVAVTQPRPGGKTKLEQIRDQDGLYTMITRGLSEGKAVERTEIISIFSKCINPYEEWQDFLKLAELPSLEFVISNTTESGLKYTYTTYVQGEPVQSFPGKLTVFLHQRYLRFDGDPSRGLIHLPCELLESNGDVLRSCVLRHSEDFGYSEGFRSWIENHNLFLNNLVDRIVTGAPTTEEADALTNRWGYEDQLINTAEPYHFWAIEADEALDKKLPLKQSGLNVHWVKDLKPFQLRKVRILNGAHTLMSSLGILHGKQHVRETMEDSQFGSWIREAVHQEIVPALDMPDLDLDQYAEEVFERFLNPYIDHKLQDIALNTVGKFKVRLLPTLLAYEQNQGNWPARLVKGFAGLLCLYRPVNTPDGYRGQRLNGESVLLRDDVDVLAALAKHWDSYDPLKRDKQQLDQSVAAVLSDVSIWGENLDDREGLREALVHEIGLLEGES, encoded by the coding sequence ATGTCGGCGAGCACGAAAAGACCAAGGCTGAAGCTAAATCTGCTCGGAAGTGATAGTCAGCGCAGATGCAAAGAAGTGATGGATCGCCCCGTAAAGGTACTTCAGATTGGCGAAGGCAACTTTTTGCGCGGGTTTGCAGACTGGATGCTTCATGAAAGTGCCAGACAAGGCAAATTCCATGGCAGTGTTGCTGTGACGCAGCCTCGGCCAGGTGGAAAGACAAAGCTGGAACAGATTCGTGACCAGGACGGGTTATATACGATGATTACCCGAGGTCTATCTGAGGGAAAAGCGGTGGAACGTACAGAAATAATCTCGATTTTTTCTAAGTGTATTAATCCGTACGAAGAATGGCAGGATTTTCTGAAGCTTGCGGAACTGCCTTCCCTGGAGTTTGTCATCTCCAATACAACCGAGTCCGGATTGAAATATACGTATACAACGTACGTCCAAGGTGAACCGGTACAATCGTTTCCGGGTAAACTGACTGTTTTCCTGCATCAGCGTTATTTGCGATTTGATGGGGACCCGTCCAGGGGATTGATTCACCTGCCGTGTGAATTGCTCGAAAGTAATGGGGATGTACTGCGAAGCTGCGTATTGCGGCATAGTGAGGATTTCGGTTATTCGGAGGGCTTCCGTTCATGGATTGAGAACCATAACCTGTTCCTGAACAATCTGGTCGACCGGATTGTCACGGGTGCGCCGACCACGGAGGAAGCCGATGCCCTGACGAATCGCTGGGGATACGAGGATCAGCTGATCAATACGGCAGAGCCATATCATTTCTGGGCCATCGAGGCAGATGAGGCACTGGACAAAAAACTTCCCCTGAAACAGTCGGGACTCAACGTACACTGGGTCAAGGATCTGAAACCTTTCCAGCTGCGCAAGGTTCGTATTCTGAATGGGGCGCATACCCTCATGTCATCGCTCGGTATTCTGCATGGCAAGCAGCATGTGAGAGAGACGATGGAAGACTCGCAGTTTGGTTCGTGGATTAGGGAAGCGGTTCATCAGGAGATCGTGCCTGCCCTGGATATGCCGGACCTTGATCTGGATCAGTACGCAGAAGAAGTGTTTGAACGTTTCCTCAATCCGTATATTGATCACAAGCTGCAGGATATTGCATTAAATACAGTAGGAAAGTTCAAGGTTCGTCTGCTGCCAACACTCCTGGCCTATGAACAAAATCAGGGGAACTGGCCTGCACGGCTTGTAAAGGGATTTGCGGGATTGTTGTGTCTTTATCGTCCGGTGAACACGCCAGACGGCTATAGGGGACAGCGACTGAACGGTGAGTCCGTCCTGCTCCGGGATGATGTGGATGTATTGGCTGCACTCGCCAAGCATTGGGATAGTTATGATCCTCTGAAGAGGGATAAGCAGCAATTAGACCAGAGCGTAGCTGCCGTTTTGTCTGATGTATCGATCTGGGGAGAGAATCTGGATGATCGAGAGGGGCTTCGCGAAGCACTCGTTCACGAAATTGGTTTACTGGAAGGTGAGAGTTGA
- a CDS encoding UxaA family hydrolase, whose amino-acid sequence MNTTRTINDWIAIQPQDDVIIALRDYVKGESITLPDRTTFTLRDDVPKGHKIAVHTLAPGEDVMKYGFSIGIAKEQIEQGSWIHSHNLKTGLHGLLEYQYQPGEPVQTDMPPEHLRSFDGYLRPNGEAGIRNEIWIVNTVGCINKVCEALARMGQSQFGSRIDGVYHFPHPFGCSQLGDDLKYTQQVLASLVEHPNAGGVLVIGLGCENNQVDQFRECIAPEYRGKVRFLKAQETDDELEEGMRLMEELVELAEHEERQPLPLSKLKIGLKCGGSDGLSGITANPLVGSVADMLVAAGGTAILTEVPEMFGAETILMNRAANEQVFDDLVDLVNGFKQYFVNHGQNIYENPSPGNKAGGITTLEEKSLGCTQKGGRSSVVDVLRYGKRVTQTGLNIVEAPGNDLVSVTALSAAGAHIVLFTTGRGTPFGGPVPTVKIATQSDLANRKKHWIDFNAGQLLEGRSMEDVKVQLFSQLIDIASGRAHTLSEQHGFREIAIFKDGVIL is encoded by the coding sequence ATGAACACAACACGTACAATCAATGACTGGATTGCGATTCAACCGCAGGATGATGTCATTATAGCCCTACGGGATTATGTAAAAGGGGAAAGCATTACGCTGCCAGACCGTACTACTTTTACACTAAGAGACGATGTGCCAAAAGGTCATAAAATAGCTGTGCATACCCTCGCACCGGGTGAGGACGTGATGAAATACGGTTTTTCCATTGGTATTGCCAAAGAGCAGATTGAGCAGGGGAGCTGGATTCACAGTCATAACCTCAAGACAGGACTTCACGGGTTACTTGAATATCAGTATCAGCCGGGAGAACCTGTTCAGACGGACATGCCACCGGAACACCTGCGTTCTTTTGATGGATATCTGCGTCCTAACGGTGAAGCAGGTATCCGTAATGAAATCTGGATTGTAAATACGGTCGGCTGCATTAATAAAGTATGTGAAGCATTGGCTCGCATGGGGCAGTCCCAGTTCGGGAGCAGGATCGATGGCGTGTACCATTTCCCACACCCGTTCGGTTGCTCGCAGCTGGGGGATGACCTTAAGTATACGCAACAGGTGCTGGCTTCCTTGGTGGAACACCCGAATGCCGGCGGTGTACTGGTTATTGGACTGGGATGTGAAAATAATCAGGTAGACCAGTTCCGCGAATGTATCGCACCCGAGTATCGGGGGAAAGTTCGTTTTCTCAAAGCGCAGGAAACAGATGATGAGCTTGAAGAAGGTATGCGCCTAATGGAAGAGCTGGTGGAGCTTGCTGAACATGAAGAGCGTCAACCGCTGCCACTGAGCAAGCTCAAAATTGGATTGAAGTGTGGTGGTTCGGACGGTCTGTCGGGTATTACGGCGAATCCGCTCGTTGGTTCCGTTGCAGATATGCTGGTTGCTGCCGGTGGAACTGCGATATTGACCGAAGTTCCCGAGATGTTCGGTGCTGAGACCATTCTGATGAATCGGGCGGCTAATGAGCAGGTTTTTGATGATTTGGTAGACCTGGTCAATGGGTTTAAACAATACTTCGTGAACCACGGTCAGAATATATATGAGAACCCTTCCCCTGGAAACAAAGCAGGGGGAATTACAACGCTGGAGGAAAAGTCATTGGGATGTACGCAAAAGGGAGGACGTTCATCCGTAGTTGATGTTCTCCGTTATGGCAAACGTGTCACGCAAACCGGTCTGAACATTGTGGAAGCCCCGGGCAACGATCTGGTGTCTGTTACGGCACTGTCTGCTGCAGGTGCACACATTGTGCTCTTTACGACAGGTCGCGGGACGCCGTTTGGAGGCCCGGTTCCTACTGTCAAGATCGCGACTCAATCGGACCTAGCGAATCGGAAAAAGCACTGGATTGATTTTAACGCAGGTCAACTGCTCGAAGGTCGGTCGATGGAAGATGTCAAGGTACAGCTGTTCAGCCAATTGATTGATATTGCTTCAGGCCGGGCACATACGCTCAGCGAGCAGCATGGATTTCGTGAGATCGCGATTTTCAAGGATGGGGTCATTCTGTAA
- a CDS encoding AlkZ-related protein produces the protein MMNEPIVTYEEAVQRIQAVGLLPLAPLFPEYPSLSSITPKENWHQDNDLDPWLWRSRLAEEGVAAYGKFVKKKAILVSREYYPWVHRLLADPRVMEEQYNAGLISREAFKLYEIIEEQEGIDGRALRSQAGFGAKEDKKTFDQGLLDLQGISAIVICGTKEKEDLAEGKVAWNSSAYETSGHWMKRQGIEPFEGSVAEASELLLHQLEKHASAAALAKIQKAFAMN, from the coding sequence ATGATGAACGAACCCATCGTAACTTACGAAGAAGCCGTACAGCGTATACAGGCTGTGGGACTGCTTCCACTGGCCCCCTTGTTCCCTGAATACCCTTCATTGTCCTCCATAACCCCTAAAGAGAACTGGCACCAGGACAATGATCTTGATCCCTGGTTGTGGCGTTCCCGGCTTGCTGAAGAAGGTGTCGCTGCCTATGGCAAATTTGTCAAAAAGAAAGCCATTCTCGTTTCTCGCGAATATTACCCATGGGTGCACCGTCTGCTAGCGGATCCCAGAGTCATGGAAGAACAATATAATGCAGGGTTGATCTCTCGAGAAGCCTTCAAATTGTACGAAATAATTGAGGAACAAGAGGGGATTGATGGTCGGGCGTTGCGCTCACAGGCAGGTTTTGGGGCGAAAGAAGATAAAAAAACGTTTGATCAGGGTCTGCTGGACCTCCAGGGTATTAGCGCCATTGTGATCTGTGGAACCAAGGAGAAAGAAGACCTTGCTGAAGGCAAGGTTGCCTGGAACAGCTCCGCTTACGAGACCTCAGGGCACTGGATGAAACGTCAGGGCATTGAGCCGTTCGAGGGTAGCGTCGCAGAAGCAAGCGAACTCCTGCTGCATCAATTGGAGAAACACGCTTCTGCTGCCGCATTGGCCAAAATCCAAAAAGCCTTTGCAATGAATTGA
- a CDS encoding helix-turn-helix transcriptional regulator, translated as MNRTNRLAAIVMALQHGHETAHSLAEKFEVSRRTILRDIQSLSEMNVPIIAISGPGGGFRLMDGYVLPPLQLDPVEAATLIFALEGISHYADTPFQEKRWTLMDKIKSLIPDDVKARMDPMLKQLKHDVPERNYILHHLEPLLACIPDQGWLRMLYRSASRQRWLTICPIRIYASAGFWYCEAYSMEHGEQRLFRADRILDVKPVELPESQKLAEHAEQQRSKPNSPERPPTRVTAHLSYSGMIEAEQDKHIGERLTEIAPDVWELSFLCPPGEWAWAIRFFYRLGREAEVLEPEELRYEICQHAEEVHQMYLDSNHNRCSTH; from the coding sequence ATGAATAGAACAAATCGGCTTGCCGCCATCGTTATGGCATTGCAGCATGGTCACGAAACGGCACATTCCCTTGCAGAAAAATTTGAGGTTTCCCGCCGTACCATCCTGCGGGATATCCAATCTCTATCCGAGATGAATGTACCGATCATTGCCATCTCCGGTCCCGGAGGCGGCTTCAGACTTATGGATGGGTATGTACTGCCCCCACTGCAATTGGATCCGGTTGAAGCAGCTACTCTCATCTTTGCTCTTGAAGGCATAAGCCATTATGCAGACACCCCTTTTCAAGAGAAGCGCTGGACATTAATGGACAAAATCAAAAGCCTTATCCCGGATGATGTCAAAGCAAGAATGGATCCCATGCTTAAGCAACTGAAACATGACGTTCCCGAGCGGAATTATATCCTCCATCATCTGGAACCGCTTCTGGCTTGTATCCCGGATCAGGGGTGGCTGCGTATGTTATACCGCTCTGCTTCCCGTCAACGCTGGCTTACGATCTGTCCTATTCGAATCTATGCTTCTGCCGGTTTCTGGTATTGCGAAGCGTATTCAATGGAGCATGGTGAACAGCGCCTGTTCAGGGCTGACCGCATTCTGGACGTTAAGCCGGTTGAACTGCCCGAATCACAAAAACTGGCTGAACACGCTGAACAACAACGTAGCAAACCGAATTCTCCCGAGCGCCCCCCAACGCGCGTTACAGCACATTTAAGTTACAGTGGAATGATCGAGGCGGAACAGGATAAGCATATTGGTGAACGGTTGACCGAGATTGCTCCGGATGTATGGGAATTGTCCTTCCTTTGCCCTCCCGGCGAGTGGGCTTGGGCCATACGCTTTTTTTACCGGTTGGGACGAGAGGCAGAAGTGCTTGAACCCGAGGAGCTCCGCTACGAGATTTGCCAACATGCCGAGGAAGTACATCAGATGTATCTGGATTCAAACCATAATCGTTGCAGCACACACTAA